The following DNA comes from Frankia casuarinae.
GTCCCGCAGCCGCATCGCCAACGTCCCACGCGGGAACGCCGCCCGGGCGACCGCCACGGTCTGCGCCGGGATCTCGGGCAGCCCCTTCGGCTGCAACGACATGCACTCCACCTCCCGCAGCCCACGACACGACCAGGACCGCAGAGGAGATCATGCCGCACCAACGACACCCAGCCGAATTAAGCAGCAGAGTCGTCGACCAGGACGGAGCGGGACTTACGGCCGTGGGCCATGTCCGGGTCTTCCACGCTGATCCGCCGGTTTTTGGCGACCCCGCGGCGCAGCCGCGCTGTCCCGGCCGTGGTGACCTCGACGTCCTGGTCGCGGACCTGACGGGCCACCGCGACAGCGGCTTCGGCCGCCTCCGGGGCGGGCTGGGCGGCCACGAAGGTCTCCACCGCCTCCAGGGCGGCCAGCACCACCGCCAGGGCACGGTCCCGCTCGTCGGGATCGTCCCAGTCGGCGTCCAACGCGGCTTTGAGGCTGGACCCGGCCAGCACCGGTGCCCCGGCCTGGCCGGCCAGGACCCTGGTTCCCTCGGCCCGCCCCCACCCCTGCTGAGCCGCGATCACACCCAGGGCCTTGCGCAGGGCGTGTCCCATCATGTTCGGGGTGTCCTCCACCCGGCCGGCACCCCACAGCGGGCTGGAGTCCAACGCTGCGCGTAACGCCCGCGGCCCGAAGCCCTTCGTCACCGTGGCGATCTCGACGGTGCATTCGACCAGCCGCCGGTCCCACCCGGCGCCGATCAGCCGGGCGCGGAAGCCCACCAGGGTGCCCTTGGAGAAGGGAGACCGGTCGGTGTCCAGACAGTCCAGAACCAGCTGCCAACGCCGGTCCATCACCGTCGCCTCGATCACCTCGTCGTCGGAGACACCGGTATAGGCCTGCAGGATCAGCGCCAACGCCAACTGCGCCGGCTGCCCTTTCGGACTGTCGCGGTAGACCTCGGCCAGCTCGGTCTGGAACGCCTCGTCGAACAGCTCGTGGCGATACCGGCGCAGGAACACGAACAGCTTCGCCCGCCGCACCAGCCTGATCACAGTCTGTTCCGCGGTCGAGGGCTCCACCGGCGGAGCCCATATCCCAGGACGCATCAGCCAGCACCTTCCGATCAAGACGGGCACATGACACCCGCCGACCGGTGCCGCCTACCACAGCTCACATACGGCTACCTGACCGGCGCTCTAGCAGCGCGACCACGGACAGGTCCACCGCTGGTGCGACTACGGCGCCACCCAGATCGGGACCCCCATCCGCACCCCGAGCGCGAGGCTGTTCCCGAACCCGAAGAGGAACGTCAACGCGACCACCACACCGACGATCACGGTCACGATGCGGGCCGAGGCGCCCGGAACCGCCAGGTATGCGGAACGCCTGTTCGATTCGCTAGATGATGTAGACCTCGGCGCGGTCACTGGGCATCACCCCTGGTCAGGGCCCGGGTAGCGACCGGCCGAACGGCGATTTCAGGGCCAGCAACCAAGATCAAACGGTTCTTAGAGCGTGTCTTACGTCGAGCGTGGGAGCTTCTTCCAGCAGGTGATCGCGGCAGCCAGGCAGAGGAACCCGAGGAAGTTGTAGCCGTTACGTTCGTAACGCGGGCTCAGGCGGCGGTAGCCACCGAGCCAGGCCAGGGTTCTCTCGACTTTCCACCGGTGCCGGCCGAGGCGTTCGGTACTGTCCACACCACGGCGGGCGATCCGCACCGCGATACCGCGCCGACGCAGGAAACGCCGTCGTTCCGGCTGATGGATCTTCGAGCCCGGTTTGCCGCGGTCGACCGGGTTCGGACCGGTCAGGCTTCCCCCTTTTTCGCTCGCAGGCTGGCCGCGTCCACGATCGCCGATGACCAGTCGACCCGTCCGGCCACACCGTGCAGGTCCAAGATCTTGCGGTGCGGTCGAGGCCAGACACCCGCCCGGGTCCACGCCTGGAACCGACGGTGCGCCGTGGGTACCGACACCCCGAACTCGGACGGCAGATGCCGCCAAGCACACCCCGAGGTCAGCACGTAGACCACCGCGGTAAACACCGCCCGATCCTCGATCGGGGCAGTCCCACCGCCCTGCCGGCGGGCCTCGAACCGGGGCAGCAGCGGTTCCACCAGCTCCCACAACTCGTCCGGGACCAGCCGCCCGGCAAGGCTGCTCTCCAACACATCCATGATCGATATGTACCCCGGGCAGCCACGCAAGGCACGCTCTTATTGTGGTGCACCAGGTCCACCTCTTTTCTGATCATGACCTTGACCTGGGCGAATGTGGTTCTCGATCTATCATCTGAGTTCCAGCGCCATGCGATGGTGCTGGTCAGGGCGTCGCCAGCTGGTTCGAGTCCCGGCTGGACGACCGACCATATTGCGACCATGCGAACCGCCTGTCTGCCGAGTGCTGAGCGGCGGCGACGTCGGAGGACATCCGGGGTGGCCGTGGCCTTTCACTGGGTGACGGCGGCGCTGGCGCTCGGGTGGGTCCTGGCAGCCCGTTCGGCGCGCGGTTCATGGTGCCTGTGTCCGCGCCGACGGTGACCTGCCCATGGTGCGGGGCCCAGCAGGGCGAGCCAAGCGGCGGATGGAGGGTTCTATCCTGATCGGGTGTCGTCGGTGGAGATCCGCGTCTGCGAACAGACGGATCTTGATCTCCTTGACCGGTGCATCCCGGCGGCAGGCCGGAGGAGCTTTCACCGCCGACGGTTCGAACGGCAGAGCGTCGCCAGAGGGGACATACCTCGTCGCCTGGCTGGCTGGGCGGCCCGTGGGACATCTGCTGATCATCTGGACGGGTTGCGACGTCGACGAAGTGCGGCGGGAGACAGGCGGCTGTCCGGAGTTGAACGCGCTCGGGGTGTGGCCGCCGGAGCAGCGCCGGCACGGGATAGGCCGAGACCTTCTTCGTCACGCCGAGATGCTGGTCGCAGCGCATGGCAGCCGGACGGTCGGTCTTGGTGTGGCTGCCGACAACCCCGAGGCCGCCCGCCTCTACCGGCGACTCGGCTACGTCGTGCGGGTGCAACGCTATGTCGATCGCTGGACCTGGGTCGATCAGGATGGCGTGGAACGCGAGGAAGCCGAGCAGACGAGTTTTCTCGTCAAGAGCCTTCCAGCAGCGCAGGCCTCTGGAGAGCGCGCAACGTGATCGACGTGCTCCAACCGACCCGTCGCTCCGGACGCGGCGTAGCGTGCCGCTCCGCGGATATCTGGAGGAACATGCTGTTTCGGCATTCGCTCGGTACCGCCGGCTTGCTGGAGGCGTCCTCGTCCGGTGTGGCCATCTCCGTTATGAGTCCGTCTGCTGTGGTACACGTGCCCTGAACTGGGCTGAGGCGGCTCGGTCGCCCCTGGGCGGCGGCGAGCGGCCTTGCTGAGCCCTGGGTCGCCACTGCGGTCCGGCGCCACAGTGCATCGACGGGCAGGCCCCACCCGAAACCACCCTTCGGGCTCTGCGAGTGCCAGCCCGTTTCGTATTACGATTGATGGGTGGAGATCCATCGGTCGGCCCGTAAGCATGGCGTCGCCGACGCGGACATCCTCCACGCCGCCGAGCGGTACGTCGTCGCCTACTCGCTGGACGACGACGGGCCACCCTGGCGTGAACTGCGGCTCGGCCCGGGCGGGGCGGGCAACCTGCTGGAGATCGTCGTCCTGCTCCTCGACGACGGCACGGAACTGATCATTCATGCCATGCGGATGCGTTCCCAATACCGGGATCTCCTGCCGTGACCAAGGAGAGCGCACGATGACGAACAAGGAGACCGCCCGCCGGACGGCAGGCGGCGTACCCGTGACCGACGAGCTGGTCGAGGACCTGGCCGCCGAGGCCGAGACCGGCTACGACGTCGCCCACCTCCACCGCCGCGGCGGACGCCGGCCCCTCGGCTCCGCCCCGGGCGAGGTGGTCCCCGTCCGCCTCGACCCCGAACTGCGCGCCGCGCTCAGCGCCCGCGCCCAAGCCGAGCACACCAACGCCAGCGATGTCATCCGCCAGGCTCTCCGCGCCTGGCTCGACGTCGCCTGACCAGACCGGGTCATATCGCGCTCAGTGCGACCTCACGGCGCATCACATCTCCCGAACCCGACCACAAACCGTCGACCCAACCACGACACCCACGATCACGGTCGCGAGACGGGCCGAAGCGTCCGACACCACTAGGAGTTCGGGACATGTGTTCGATTCGCTAGATGACATAGTGACCGGTGCGGTCACTGGGCATCCTTCCTGGTGAGAGCCCGGGTAGCGACCGGTCGGACAGTAAATTCAGGGCCAGCAACCAAGATCAAACGGTTCGGATGCTGGTACACATGGTCCACTACGCCGTGTAGTTGGCATCTGACCTGGGCAAATAGGTTTGATCGATCGATCCGGCTTGTGGGTGGAAGGCAGAACAGGCAGGTCGAAGAGATCGGACCAGCGGTTCGCGCAGAACTTAGTGGTTGTCGACGATGACGAACACTCGGTCCGCCTTCTTGTACCGGTCCTGGGCCATGATCTGGCCGAGCAGGGCCATGAACGGGGCGATGCCGCTCGTCGGCGGGGTAGTGGCGGTGATCTGTCCGGTGTGGACGTCGAGCGCGGCGAGCAGGGCGAGCAGGGCGAGCGCGCCGTGGCGTTCGTACTCGTGCTCGACCCGGATGACCCGCCCCGGGGCGGGTGGAGCGGTCGGGTGGATCCGGGCGCGGGCCTGGATGGACGGCTTGGCGTCCACGGAGATCACCCGGTCGTTCGGGCCGAGCGGCTGGCCCTGGTAAAGGTCGAGGACGACGGTGGCCTTCGCGGTGAACTCCGGGTCCCGCGGGAAGATCCAGCTTTGGTAGCGCCAGGGCTTGACCGGATGCTCCGCGAGGATCCGTCGCACGCTGGAGGCCGAGATGTCCCCGGTCAGGCCGCGACGGGTCAGCTCGGCGCGCTCCAGCTCGCTGATCCGCCGCGGCCGCCCCGAGCGGGGCCGGTCGCAAAGCCCCACGCATGGAACTGGCTCGCCGACGATGACCGTCCCAACTGGGAAGCCTGGTCCGAATGGTCACCCTGGCATGAGATGCCGCCAGTTGGCTAACGCGCTACCTCCCCGAACAAGAATTCGTAGCCCCGGACGTGTGCCGCGTGACCCGTCCGGAAGGTGATCTCTTGGGCGCACCGCTGGTCGCCCCGGCCTTCTTGTTCCTCGGACGGGGTCAGGTCACCTCGTTGGAGGCGGTGTCCGAGCCGTGCGGTCGTGGCTGCCTGGAGGCGATAATGGCGAGGTGACCGTCGACCTTCGTGACAGCCGGATCGCCGAGGTGTGCCGACGCTACGGGGTCGCCGAGCTCTCCGTCTTCGGCTCGGTGGCTCGTGGCGACGACACCGACTCCTCGGACGTCGACCTGCTGTATGTGCTGGCGCCCGACTCGAAGCTTGGCTTCGAGATCGTCGATCTTCGGGACGAGCTCGAAAAGATCGTCGGTCGGCACGTCGACCTGGTACCCAAGTCCCGGCTGAAGTGGGTCATCCGCGACCGGGTACTCGCGGAGGCTCGGGTCCTCTATGCGGCGTGACGAGCTCTACCTCGTCGACATGATCGAAGCGGCGGCTGCCGCGACGACGTTCGTCCAGGACGTCGACGAGGCCGCCTTCCTGGCGAGCGACCTGATCCAGAGCGCCGTTCTGCAGAAGCTCCTGGTGATCGGCGAGGCAGCCGGTCGAGTCTCGCCCGAGATCCGCGACCGCTGGCCGGATGTGCCGTGGCGGTCCGTCACGGGCTTCCGCAACATCGCTGTTCACGCGTACTTCGAGGTCGACTGGTCAATCGTGTGGCGCATCGCCACGACCGCGCTGCGCGAGCTTCAGGAGCAACTGGCAACGCTCCTGAAGGCAGAGTTCCCGCTCGTCGCCAGTCAGCTCGATCAGCCGCACTGACCGCGGGTACATCGCCCCCGGGTGCGGACGTTCTGACCATCACCCCTCCTCGGCGCGACCGCGACCCGAGCACGGGCACATTCAGAGGCGGAAGAGGAGGGTGGACGCGACCACGGTGCCCAACGCGCACGGTCACCAGGAAGCCCGGAAGTGCCCGGAACCGCCAGGTGTTCGGAACACGTGTTCTACCCGGTAGGCGATGTTCCGGTCGGCGTGGTCACCGAGCATCGTCCCTGTTCGGGGCACGTGTGGCGACCGGCCGGACGGTGATTTCAGGGCCAGCAACCAAGATTGACCGGTTCTTATCGTGGTGCGTTAGGTCCACTAGTATCGGCGGCTGACGGGTTCTGCGCCCCGGAGGCCCGGCTACTTCCTGTGGCGCTCAGGCCGCGAGCATCGTCGAGATCAGGAAACGTGCGCGATCGAGGTACGCGGCCTGTAGCTCCAGCCGGTCCAGCTCGCGGCGCAGTGTCGCCGACAGCTGGGCACACGGCACGATCCGCGGCGTCGCGTCGATGGTGCAGGGCAGCACCTGGCGGATCGTCGCCACCGACAGTCCGGCGCCGAGCAGCACCTGGATCCGGGCCACCGTCTCCACCGCGGACTCCGGGAAATGGCGGTAGCCGTTGGCGCCGCGCTCCGCCACGAGCAGTCCGTTCTTCTCGTAATGGCGCAAGGACCGCACGCTGGCGCCGGTTTGTGTCGACAGCTCGCCGATCAACATCAGGACCAGCCTCCAGCCCTCGCTCTTGACCCTGACACTGATGGCAGACTCTACGGTGCGACGCATGGATATCGGGATCTTCACCGCGGTCACTGACGAACAGATCAGGCCTGCTCAGCTCGCCCGGGTGATCGAGGAGCGCGGCTTCGAATCACTGTTCGTCACCGAGCACACCCACATCCCCGCCCGACGGGAGACACCGCACCCCGAGCTTGGCGAGATTCCCCGCGACTACTACCGAAATCTTGATCCTTTCGTCAGTCTGACGGCCGCGGCGACCGCGACCACCCGGTTGCGCGTGGGCACCGCGGTCGCGCTCGTGGTCCAGCGGGACCCGCTCCTGTTGGCGAAGGAAGCGGCCAGCCTGGACCTGGTCAGCGAGGGCCGTTTCGAACTCGGCGTCGGCGCCGGCTGGCTGCGTGAGGAGATGCGCAACCACGGCACCGACCCGGCGACTCGAATGGCGCTGATGCGGGAGCGGCTGGCCGCGGTGAAGGCGCTTTGGACCACCGAGGAGGCGGAGTTCCACGGTCGCTTCGTCGATTTCGATCCGGTCTTCCAGTGGCCCAAGCCTGTGCAGCGACCGTATCCGCCGGTCTGGATCGGGGGATGGGGCCCGACGACCTTCCGCCGGATCATCGCCGGGCGCGACGGCTGGCTCACTCCACCCCTTCCGGTCGACCAGCTGATCCAAGGCCTGGACGAGCTGGCCGAGGAGGCGGACCGGGCCGGGGTGGCGACGCCACCGGTGACCGTTCCGCTCATGGATCCCGACGAGGCCACGCTCGAGAGGCTGCGCGCTCGTGGTGTCCGTCGCGCCCTGTTCGGGCTGCTCACCATCACCGACGCCGACGCGACGCTGCGCGCGCTGGACCAGCTGGGACCGCTGGCCAGGGCCGGAGGCAGCGTCAAGCAGCCAACTACCTGACCATGGTCGTGCTGTCCAGAGCGGACATGAACACACCGGCCAGGAGCCCGACGAGGACCACCCGGGTTGCCGTCCGGCTGAGTTCCGGCCCCTGGGTGGGCGCGGCCAGTGCTGGCATCCTTACTCTCCCTCGAAGCGCCCTGCTGCATCTGGTGACGGGCGGTGACCTCACAGAGCCTGCAACCTCCACCATGGTTGAGGTCAACGGAGCCGAGAAGTGGCGTTCGGGATGCTGTCGCAGCGGCCCCGGGCCGAGTCGCTCATCTTTCCCGTGTATCGCCCGTACAGCAGCTCGCCCCACTGTCCGGGGGCCTTGACTTCAATCATGGTTGAGGTTTTAGAGTTCCGGGCGCCTGCTGGCGAGAGCGGATCTCGCCGATCCGCGGAATAGGGGACTTTCATGCTCGATCAGCCCACCAACCTCGCGGTAGTTATTGGAAGCAACAGGGTAGGACGTTTCGCCCCGGTGGTCGCCCAGTGGTTCATCAAGCAGGTATCCGCCCACGATTCGATCGTCACGAGCGTCGTCGATCTCGATGACGTCAGGCTGCCGGAGAGGCTGGGTACCTCCAGCGGTCCAGAAGTCGCGGAGCTAGCGGACGTCACCCGGCAGCTTGCCGCGGCCGACGCCTTCGTCGTGATCACCCCCGAGTACAACCACAGTTACCCGGCCGTTCTCAAGAATGTCATCGACTGGCATTACACCGAGTGGCAGGCGAAGCCGGTGGGTTTCGTTTCCTACGGCGGCCAGGCGGGCGGCCTGCGCGCGGTGGAGCACCTGCGCCAGGTTTTCGCCGAGCTGCACGCGGTCACCATCCGCGATACGGTCAGCTTCCACGGTGCCTGGGACCGGTTCCACGCCGATGGCACGCCCAAGGATCCCGAAGGCTGCAACACCGCTGCCCAGACCCTGATCAGGCAACTCGAGTGGTGGGCGGTCGCGCTCGCGGAGGCCAGGGAGAAGCGTCCCTACACGGTGTGAACGGCGGCCCTGCGCGGGTCTGCCGGTATACCGCCGTCGACGCATCCCGACGGCGGTATACCGGTGTCCGGTCCCTTCGGACGCGCCGCCCGGGGCGGGGGAGCCTCCGCTCCGGGCGGCCGGTCCCACCACGCCATTGCGCCATCCTCGACCAGAGGTCACATCGGCCTCAAGGAGCGAGAGGGAATCTGGACCCGGTCCGGGTTGATCGCTCGAGGACAGGGGAGGACCGTGTCCCGGGAGCTGTCCGACTTCCACGACTGGTTTGAACTGCGGAGAGCCGCCAATACCTGTGTGGAATCAAGCGGTCACGGCGACGCGTGCTTCGCCAGTAAATCGTTGAAAACCTCGACCGGCTTCGCCCATCCCAGCGTCTGCCGTGGCCTGGTGGGCGGCCGCGTCGGGTTTGATGCACGGGTTGCCGCGGGATTGTCAATCTCGGGCTTGTCGGTTTCTCAGGCCGGTCAGCTGGCCCGTTCAGGAACGATTTTGCTGACGATGTGCTCAGCGATCGCCAACGACGCCGTCGCGCCGGGAGATGGCGCGTTACGGACATGCACGACCCGCCCGTTGTGGGACAGGACGAAGTCGTCGACGAGGCTACCGTCGCGGGCGACGGCCTGGGCCCGGACTCCCGCGGGGCCACGAACCACGTCGGTGGCCCGCAGCTCGGGGACATAGCGCCGGGCCTCGGCGACGAAGGCCCGCTTGCTCGCCGTGCGCAGCATCTCCTTGGCGCCGGTCTTCCAGTGGGTCTTCGCCATCTTGTGGAACCCCGGCCAGGCGAGCGTCCGTCGCAGGTCAGCGCCCTGGACGGTGCCGACCGTGTACCCCTCTCGGGCAGTGGCCAGCACCGCGTTCGGCCCGACCAGGATCTCCCCGTCGATGCGCTTGGTGAGATGGATACCGAGGAAGGGATATCGCGGATCCGGAACCGGATAGATCAGCCCATGGACGAGGCCACGCCGCTCGGGGCGCAGCAGCCAGTAGTCGCCCCGGAAGGGAACGATCTGCGGGGAGGCGTCCTCGCCGGTCAGTGTCGCCACCAGATCCGACTGCAGCCCGGCACAGGAGATCAGCAGGTCGAACGGCCCGACGCTTTCGGAGACGACGGCGACCCGGCCACCGTTGCGGGACGCCATCTCGTGATTGCCGTTGGGCCGCGCGCGCGCGGTTCCGGCGACCGTGAGGCGAAGGTGGACGCCGGCTGGACGATCCTCCACCCCGATCACTTCGGCTCCGGTGCGCACGGCCCCGCCAGCGGCGACGATCTCGGTACGCAGGGCCCGCGCGACCCCGGGATAGTCGACGATGGCGGTGGTGGGTGAGTGCAGGGCGGCGACCCCGCGGGCGTGGGGTTCGACGGACCGCAGCTCGTCGGCGTCGAGCATCCGGGTCCGCGGTACGCCGTTCGCCGTCGCCCGCTTCTCGATCTCGGCCAACCGTTCGAGCTCGCTGTTGTCGACGGCGACCACGATCTTGCCGCACTCGTCGTACCGGATACGGTGCGTGGCGCAGAACTCCCGCAGCAGCCCGACCCCACGGCGGCACAGGATCGCTTTGAGCGAACCTGGGACGTAGTAGAGACCGGCGTGGACGACGCCGCTGTTGCGGCCGGTCTGATGCCGGGCGATGTCCTGTTCCTTCTCGAACACCGTCACGGCCGATCCCGGTTCGACCTGCCCGAGCCGACGGGCGACCGCCAGCCCGAGAATTCCACCGCCGATCACCGCGATGCGACCTACCACGCCCGTCCCCTGTCCGTCCGTCGAAAACGTGAATCCCGATCACGCCGATCGTACGAATCCAGTATCGGCGTGCACGGTATGTTACGAGCCGGTAGTCAGTCGGGTGTCCCGCGGGCTCAGCCGAAGAAGTGGCCGGGCGGGTGGGCCCGGTCGGTGCGCGAGCGCGGTGTGCCGCGCAGCGCGTCGGTGAGCGTCCGCGCGGTGTTGACCAGGGGGACGTGGCTGAACGCCTGCGGGAAGTTGCCCGTCATCCGGCCCAGCCTGGGGTCGTACTCCTCCGCGAGGAGCCCGACGTCGTTACGCAACGACAGCAGGCGTTCGAACAGTTCCTGAGCCTCGTGGACCCGCCCGGACAGGGCGTAGTTGTCGGCCAACCAGAAGGTGCAGGCCAGGAAGGCGCCCTCGCCCGCGGGCAGTCCGTCGACCGCGCCGTCCTCGGCCGTCGGATACCGCAGGACGAACCCGTCCTCCATCAGCTCCCGCTCGATGGCGGCGACTGTTCCCACGGCGCGGGGGTCGGTGGCGGGCAGGAACCCCACCAGCGGCATGTACAGCAGCGCCGCGTCGAGTTCCTTGGAGCCGTAGAACTGGGTGAAGGTGTTGCGTTCGGAGTCGAACCCACGGGTACAGACCTCCGCGTGGATCTCGTCCCGCAGCGCCGACCAGCGGTCGACAGGGCCCGGTAGCCGGGACTCAACGATCCCGCGTACCGCCCGGTCGGCCGCGACCCAGGCCATCACCTTCGAGTGGACGAAGTGGCGGCGGGGGCCGCGCACCTCCCAGATGCCCTCGTCGGTCTTCCGCCAGCCGGTCTCGAGGAAGTCCATCAGCTTGGTCTGCAGCGGCCAGGAGTCGTCCGCATGGCTCTCGGTGATGGTCTGCCCGCCGGGGAGCGCCAGCCCAGGCACGGTCTGGCGACGGTTGGCGACCGCGACCCGCGCGACATGCAGGGCGTCGAGGACCTCGCCGTAGACGTCGAGCTGGAACTGGTCGACGGCGGCGTTGCCGACCCGCACCGGGGCGGAGTTCTCGTACCCCGGTAGCCACGGGATCTCGTATTCGGGCAGCCGGCGTTCCCCGGCAACGCCGTACATGATCTGTACCCGGGAGGGGTCACCGGCGACCGCGCGCAGCAGCCACTCCCGCCATGCGGTCGCCTCGCTGGTGAACCCGGCGTCGAGCAGGGCGAGCAGCGTGATCGTCGCGTCCCGAAGCCAGCAGTACCGGTAGTCCCAGTTGCGCACGCCGCCGATGTGCTCCGGCAACGAGGTCGTGACGGCGGCGACGATCCCTCCGGTCGGGGCGTAGGTGAGCGCCTTGAGGGTGATCAGCGACCGGCGGACGGCCGGCTGCCACTGGCCGTCGTAGGTGCAGCCCGCCATCCAGTCCGACCACCACGCCTCGGTGAGGGTGATCATGCGCCGGACGTCGTGGGACGGCGGGGGAGTCTGATGGGAGGGGGTCCAGGTCAATGAGAACGGTACCGACTGGCCGGCGGCGACGTGGAAGTCGGCGTAGGTGGCCATGTCGTGCCCCTCCATCGGGGCGGTCGTCCGCAGGGTGACCGCATCCGGCCCGGCCACCGCCGACATGGTGTGCTCGTCCACCCGGCGGACCCACGGCACGATGGAGCCGTAGTCGAAGCGAAACCGGGTCTCCGATCGCAGGTGGACCGCGCCTTCGAGGCATTCGACCAGGCGGAGCACGGTGTGCGTGCCTGCGCGGGGAAACATCGCGTCGACGATGCGCACGGTGCCGGACGCGGTCGTCATGTCCGTCTCCAGGACCAGCGTGTCGCCCCGGTAGCGCCGGCTGACGCCCAGGACCGGCTCGACGGGAGCGATCTTCCAGTGGCCCGCCTCGGAGTCGCCGAGCAGGGCGGCGAAGCACGACGGCGAGTCGAATCGGGGCAGGCACAGCCAGTCGATCGACCCGGTGCGCGACACGAGCGCCGCGGAGTGGGTGTCGCCGATCAGCGCGTAGTCCTCGATCAGGGATGGCACGACCTGTTCCTCGCTCCCATGGTCCACTGGTTGTGATCATCGCTGGATCGATGATCGTCGAATAATTGATGATCATCGAGGTCGATGTCATCGGGGTCGCCCGCCGTTGGGCGCGATCGCGGGCACAGCGCCGCCGGTCGACGGTGAACCGGTACGAGCACGCCGCGCAGCGGCGGGCCGGCGGTCACCCGTGGCGGAGGTCGCTAAGCCTCATGAGGGCGTTTACCTTACGGACCCGCTCGGCGGACTACGTTGGGGGTCCGGTCATGGCGGTGCTCCAGCCGTCGTCCGGACCAGATTTCCTTCCCCGATGTGACAGGACTCACCACGTGGCCCCACCGTCGTCACCTGCTGCCGCCCGTGCCGCTCGCTACCTGGCCGACCCTCGGCGCCGGACGATGGTCGTCGTGGCGGTACTCGCCACCATCGGCCTGATCGTTTTCGGGATCTACGCGACGTTGGACGGGCCGCCGCCGCAACAGGAGGCCGTCGTGTACTTCGCCCCGGGAGCCACCGAGGCGCAGAAGGACGCGGTGCGCGCCGCGTGCCCCTCGGTGGGCAGGGCCATCCAGCTGCCGAAGGACCGCAACCAGCTGGCCACCAGCCGGATCTATCCGCTGCGGTACGACGTCGCGAAGGCGTCGACCGCCGACCGCGCGGCCCTGTACAAGTGTGTGTACGCCCAGCCGCACGTACTCGGAATCAATCAGGTCACCCAGGGCCAGTAGATTTTCGCCCATCAGGATCGACTCTTCTCCAGCTCCCGCCGGGCGAGGAGTTCGGCGGGCGTGGGCCGGCCGGCATCGCGGGCCTCCTTCGTCTGCCAGAGACTCACGATCATGGTGGTCAGGATGACGAGCCCACTGAGGATCAGGCTTCCGCCGGACCACCCGGAGGACGCGGGAAGGGTGTCGACCACGATCCACGCGATTCCCGCAGCGATCATCCCCAGCGCGAACAGAATCGTGAACGCCGACGAGAACCGGTTCGCGGCCGCCTGATCGGCGAGGTCGGCGGCCTTGCGTCGGGCCTGCTCGAAACGGCTGCGCGCCCACTCGTACTCCAGACTCAGGATGAAGAACCCGAGCGCCACGACGAGGAATCCCGGACCCGGCAGCGCCAACATCGCGATCCCGAGGCCGAGGACGCCGAGACCCAGTACGGTCAGGGCGATCCGGCGGAACAGGCGGGCGCTTCGGGTCAGCACGTCGGGTAACCCTCCTGAGTGGATCGTGGGCGGGGCGAGGAGAGGGTGCTCTACTGCGACGCTGCTCTACTGCGGCATTGTCCTACTGCGACGTTCTTCCGTCATAACGCGTCACGCAAGAACATCGTGGCGGGGATCTCCTCGACCTCCTCGACCGATACGTGTCGTG
Coding sequences within:
- a CDS encoding glycoside hydrolase family 15 protein — encoded protein: MPSLIEDYALIGDTHSAALVSRTGSIDWLCLPRFDSPSCFAALLGDSEAGHWKIAPVEPVLGVSRRYRGDTLVLETDMTTASGTVRIVDAMFPRAGTHTVLRLVECLEGAVHLRSETRFRFDYGSIVPWVRRVDEHTMSAVAGPDAVTLRTTAPMEGHDMATYADFHVAAGQSVPFSLTWTPSHQTPPPSHDVRRMITLTEAWWSDWMAGCTYDGQWQPAVRRSLITLKALTYAPTGGIVAAVTTSLPEHIGGVRNWDYRYCWLRDATITLLALLDAGFTSEATAWREWLLRAVAGDPSRVQIMYGVAGERRLPEYEIPWLPGYENSAPVRVGNAAVDQFQLDVYGEVLDALHVARVAVANRRQTVPGLALPGGQTITESHADDSWPLQTKLMDFLETGWRKTDEGIWEVRGPRRHFVHSKVMAWVAADRAVRGIVESRLPGPVDRWSALRDEIHAEVCTRGFDSERNTFTQFYGSKELDAALLYMPLVGFLPATDPRAVGTVAAIERELMEDGFVLRYPTAEDGAVDGLPAGEGAFLACTFWLADNYALSGRVHEAQELFERLLSLRNDVGLLAEEYDPRLGRMTGNFPQAFSHVPLVNTARTLTDALRGTPRSRTDRAHPPGHFFG
- a CDS encoding PGPGW domain-containing protein gives rise to the protein MLTRSARLFRRIALTVLGLGVLGLGIAMLALPGPGFLVVALGFFILSLEYEWARSRFEQARRKAADLADQAAANRFSSAFTILFALGMIAAGIAWIVVDTLPASSGWSGGSLILSGLVILTTMIVSLWQTKEARDAGRPTPAELLARRELEKSRS